A window of Cydia pomonella isolate Wapato2018A chromosome 22, ilCydPomo1, whole genome shotgun sequence contains these coding sequences:
- the LOC133530262 gene encoding histone-arginine methyltransferase CARMER: MANMFRAVTVSAVNNDGALTPRFNFPTNVNVDYDPQGLSVKVIRADPVLAQEVLEFPVHSQSECSRVAGQSYIFTIDNETLFFKFASDVDCQNFHLLVSKIKAGRSSSVFTVRTEDSSALQYFQFYGYLSQQQNMMQDYVRTSTYQRAILSNINDFKNKVVLDVGAGSGILSFFAAQAGARKVYAVEASNMAHHAQALVRANALHDRITVVAGKIEEIELPETVDVIISEPMGYMLYNERMLETYLHAKKWLKPNGNMYPTRGDLHIAPFTDDALFMEQYNKANFWYQTCFHGVDLSALRTAAMKEYFRQPIVDTFDVRICMARSVRHVVDFLNANETDLHRIEVPFRFELTQSGTCHGLAFWFDVLFAGSTQPIWLSTAPTEPLTHWYQVRCLLETPIFAKQGQALTGRVLLLANKRQSYDVTMELNLEGTNITSCNTLDLKNPYFRYTGAPAAPPPGVNTTSPSEAYWSTVDTGALSNGQQVLLETPAFGAAPDMSYPQHPNMIKTVMLQEEFIKRIGISQNGDI, encoded by the coding sequence ATGGCGAACATGTTTCGCGCCGTGACGGTCTCTGCCGTCAACAATGACGGCGCCCTGACGCCGCGTTTCAATTTTCCGACAAACGTAAACGTGGATTACGATCCTCAAGGGTTGAGTGTTAAAGTGATCCGTGCGGACCCGGTGCTGGCGCAGGAGGTCCTGGAGTTCCCGGTGCACAGCCAGAGCGAGTGTTCGCGCGTGGCGGGCCAAAGTTACATCTTCACGATAGACAATGAAACGCTGTTCTTCAAATTCGCATCGGACGTCGATTGCCAGAATTTTCACCTGCTGGTCAGCAAAATCAAAGCTGGCCGCTCGTCGTCGGTGTTCACGGTGCGGACGGAAGACTCCTCGGCGCTCCAGTATTTCCAGTTTTATGGTTACTTGAGTCAGCAGCAAAACATGATGCAGGATTACGTACGAACGAGTACATATCAGCGCGCCATTTTATCGAATATTAACGACTTTAAGAATAAAGTGGTGTTGGACGTTGGAGCAGGTTCAGGTATTTTATCGTTCTTTGCCGCTCAGGCGGGTGCTCGTAAGGTTTACGCGGTAGAGGCTAGTAACATGGCGCACCATGCGCAAGCTTTAGTTCGCGCGAACGCGCTCCACGACCGGATTACGGTCGTAGCCGGAAAGATTGAAGAGATAGAGCTTCCTGAGACTGTAGATGTGATAATTTCTGAACCTATGGGCTATATGCTGTACAATGAACGGATGTTAGAAACCTATTTGCATGCTAAGAAGTGGCTCAAACCAAACGGAAACATGTACCCCACTAGAGGTGACTTACACATAGCTCCGTTCACCGATGATGCTCTCTTCATGGAACAATACAATAAGGCTAACTTCTGGTACCAGACTTGCTTCCATGGAGTAGATTTAAGTGCTCTCCGGACTGCAGCAATGAAGGAGTACTTTAGACAGCCAATTGTTGATACATTTGATGTCCGCATCTGCATGGCAAGATCGGTGAGACATGTAGTTGACTTCCTTAACGCTAATGAGACAGATCTGCATCGCATCGAGGTACCATTCAGATTTGAATTGACACAATCAGGTACATGCCATGGACTTGCCTTCTGGTTTGATGTGTTATTTGCTGGCAGCACACAGCCGATCTGGCTGTCTACAGCACCAACAGAGCCTCTCACACATTGGTACCAGGTGCGCTGTCTACTTGAAACTCCCATATTCGCAAAACAAGGCCAAGCTTTAACTGGACGAGTGCTGTTACTGGCAAATAAACGACAGAGCTATGATGTGACGATGGAATTAAACCTAGAAGGCACAAATATAACATCCTGCAACACATTAGACTTGAAGAACCCTTACTTCAGGTATACGGGTGCGCCAGCGGCGCCTCCACCTGGCGTGAACACCACCTCTCCGAGTGAAGCATATTGGAGTACTGTAGACACAGGAGCGCTCAGCAACGGTCAGCAAGTTCTGCTAGAAACGCCTGCGTTCGGCGCAGCGCCCGACATGTCCTACCCCCAGCACCCAAACATGATTAAGACAGTGATGCTGCAGGAGGAGTTCATCAAGAGGATCGGGATTAGTCAGAACGGGGACATATAA